A genomic window from Punica granatum isolate Tunisia-2019 chromosome 2, ASM765513v2, whole genome shotgun sequence includes:
- the LOC116193716 gene encoding subtilisin-like protease SBT1.8, with protein MDWYMSSLSSATSGPTDNLLYMYENAYQGFAASLEPEQAEALRKQSYVLGMYEDVPLKLHTTHTPSFLKSQKASTTLGFQRSQHDGSANVRWDLISIPSAVIKSSSEHNSSRRGILMLSCNRFTRYYYVHVEGNTTGVLSPRDHQGHGTHTASTAAGSPVPGAAFLGKVMGTARSMAPHARVAIYKVCWDSNCWNSDILAGMDQAIKDGVDIMSLSLGGSDMFYFDNSVTVGAFTAMEKGIFVSALAGNEGPESGTVKNGAPWIMTVSASSIDRDLPANIFPWQWTTITGLSKYAQAGLDKPVGLVYNKGIHGSNMCLNGTLDPAAVKGKVVLCDRGGNERVEKGLVVRNAGGIGMILANTQTSDRDLASDPHFLRAVMVGVTTGNTMRQYVMSDPNPIVRVTFTPYRLNVRPAPVVAKFSSRGPYNPSVQILKLDVIAPGVDIVSAWTNDAPPTKSPFDKRRVQFNIESGTSMSCPHVSGLAALLRAAHPEWSTSAIKRPITDGKDSSVADPWTLGSGHVDPQEALSPGLVYNLTRDDYMAFICGLNYTIEQVQLVVRDPSVNCSRKFSNLGELNYPSFSVIMNENRTVIDYAREVTNVGAPGSTYQVAIATPRSVAVNVQPMTLAFGPVGDKKRYTVTFAANSTNGTDIDKTYGFITWYNREHRVRTPMVFTYMLS; from the exons ATGGACTGGTATATGTCAAGCCTCTCGTCTGCCACCTCGGGCCCGACAGACAATCTTCTCTACATGTATGAGAATGCGTACCAGGGTTTTGCAGCATCCTTGGAGCCGGAACAGGCAGAGGCTCTAAGAAAGCAGAGCTATGTCCTTGGGATGTATGAGGATGTCCCACTGAAGCTCCACACGACCCACACGCCCAGCTTCCTGAAG AGTCAAAAAGCTTCAACGACTCTGGGTTTCCAGAGATCCCAGCACGATGGAAGTGCAAATGTGAGATGGGACCTGATTTCGATCCCCTCCGCTGTAATAAAAAGCTCATCGGAGCACAATTCATCTCGAAGGGGTATACTAATGCTG AGTTGTAATCGATTTACTCGGTACTACTACGTGCATGTAGAAGGAAATACCACCGGTGTACTCTCACCTAGGGACCACCAGGGACATGGGACCCACACCGCGAGCACAGCTGCTGGTTCACCTGTCCCGGGTGCCGCCTTCCTAGGGAAAGTTATGGGCACTGCACGCAGCATGGCTCCCCATGCACGTGTAGCAATCTACAAGGTTTGTTGGGATAGTAATTGTTGGAATTCTGATATACTCGCCGGGATGGACCAGGCTATAAAGGACGGCGTGGACATCATGTCCTTATCACTTGGCGGATCTGACATGTTCTATTTCGATAACTCGGTCACAGTTGGGGCATTTACTGCAATGGAGAAGGGAATTTTTGTGTCTGCATTGGCCGGTAATGAGGGCCCAGAGTCTGGGACGGTGAAAAATGGAGCTCCATGGATCATGACAGTCAGTGCATCAAGCATAGACCGCGATTTGCCAGCAAACATTTTCCCTTGGCAATGGACAACAATCACTGGGTTATCAAAGTATGCACAAGCAGGATTAGACAAACCAGTTGGTCTTGTTTACAACAAGGGAATCCATGGAAGCAATATGTGCTTGAATGGTACATTGGATCCTGCAGCAGTTAAGGGAAAGGTGGTGCTATGTGACCGAGGGGGGAATGAGCGGGTGGAGAAAGGACTGGTTGTGCGCAATGCTGGAGGGATTGGAATGATACTTGCAAACACACAGACTAGCGATCGGGATTTAGCGTCTGACCCCCACTTTCTACGGGCCGTGATGGTTGGAGTCACGACTGGCAATACAATGAGGCAATATGTGATGTCCGATCCTAATCCAATTGTCAGAGTTACTTTCACTCCGTACCGGCTCAATGTGAGGCCAGCTCCTGTGGTGGCAAAGTTCAGCTCTAGAGGGCCCTACAACCCATCCGTTCAAATACTAAAGCTCGATGTGATTGCTCCCGGTGTTGACATTGTGTCTGCTTGGACAAATGATGCCCCTCCTACGAAGAGCCCATTTGATAAAAGAAGGGTTCAGTTCAATATCGAATCAG GAACGTCTATGTCATGCCCCCATGTTAGTGGACTTGCCGCCCTGCTGAGAGCGGCCCATCCAGAGTGGAGCACAAGTGCAATCAA ACGGCCCATCACCGATGGCAAAGATAGCTCAGTCGCCGATCCATGGACCTTGGGCTCTGGCCATGTGGATCCGCAAGAGGCTCTTTCCCCTGGCCTGGTTTACAACCTTACGAGGGATGACTATATGGCATTCATCTGTGGACTCAACTACACCATAGAGCAGGTGCAGTTGGTCGTGAGAGATCCAAGTGTGAACTGCTCGAGGAAATTCTCTAACCTAGGTGAGCTCAACTATCCATCGTTCTCAGTCATAATGAACGAGAATAGGACAGTGATTGACTACGCCCGGGAGGTCACCAATGTTGGAGCCCCCGGGTCCACCTATCAAGTAGCAATTGCCACCCCGCGCTCCGTGGCAGTGAACGTGCAACCAATGACGCTGGCTTTTGGGCCAGTTGGTGATAAGAAGAGATACACGGTGACATTTGCCGCAAATAGTACAAACGGTACAGACATAGACAAGACGTACGGTTTCATTACATGGTATAACAGGGAGCACCGAGTTAGGACCCCGATGGTCTTCACCTACATGTTGAGTTGA